A stretch of Coturnix japonica isolate 7356 chromosome 11, Coturnix japonica 2.1, whole genome shotgun sequence DNA encodes these proteins:
- the FCSK gene encoding L-fucose kinase isoform X3, translated as MAAGRRGPAGPAPNRPSSSGLHHHHHPPLSLAELELRCLRGALGRRPVLVLALEDPWSGVGSGGATLNAVLVAAEHLSARAGRTVRTDGAGRGRSFRTHCALPPPCRLSRPADPRVPQVVSADVLKESRILILHTGREFSFDDCGRAFTCLPALQPRAAAEALVCNLDSLLGTVTRRLCVGSPPGVWVCSTDMLLNVPSEPDIDWDGFQGVRVIAVPGSQAYARNHGVYLADEQGLVRDIIYKGTEAQIQQCAGPDGTVPLVCGVVFFSSSAAEQLLATHVIPPLDACTYMGLDSGAPPIQLSLFFDIVLSMAGGVTEEEFVRGGGDASVRSARSVLWTALRAFPLSMACIPDASYDYLTTAASDHIRSLTLLPSSTSHLRFCKTAHSHVDQPLLLEDGSSVTNCLLEGAVRLAAGSVIQHCHLQGPLEIGPGCLLTGLTVGSSPVLQGCPLRDVVLQGHHVRLRDLPCRVFTLSGRLDNWQSPAEEATYLNIPWAEFFHQTGIRKGDLWEAEMPQKDRCLLTARLFPVLHASEALGLEDVLWMLAPAASGERLARWRAAWRMSWQELLPCLDKAAELGTRRDLFFLQGQHKVQRVLLGHQDSSLLPLIRSAVHEGYQEALLGTLDEVASTADDAGIAARALACIADVLGCMAHGEGGLRSGPAANREWASAFGRLESGDIAGGVRELAAERQKWMSSPALLVRAARHYEGAEQILIRQAVMSSCQFVTVCPVELPPLGHWVQVACPARLDLSGGWSDTPPITYEHGGAVVDVAVLVDGCRPIGARVRRISEPELRLASLGGTPWGEAAVELVCHELGDLGNYCQPHAPGALLKAAFICTEIVQFPSQKPLRDQLMENFGGGFEVHTWSRLPHGSGLGTSSILAGAVMAALYRAAGKVAGTESLIHAVLHLEQRLTTGGGWQDQVGGLVSGIKIGRSEARLPLRVEVEEILVPEGFAQILSDHLLLVYTGKTRLARNLLQDVVRNWYARLPSIVQNADALVNNAEECARALRQGNLQLIGKCLDVYWQQKKCMAPGCEPLAVRRMMDALQPYVYGQCLAGAGGGGFLYVLTKDPQQKETLHQILAKTEGLGNFSIHSIEVDTGGFSMEVVGCDPNSSARPGEDVAT; from the exons ATGGCTGCGGGACGGCGGGGCCCAGCGGGACCGGCCCCCAACCGGCCTTCATCATCCGgccttcatcatcatcatcatccgCCCCTCTCGttggcagagctggagctgcggTGTCTGCGGGGCGCTCTGGGCCGGCGGCCCGTCCTGGTGCTGGCGCTGGAGGATCCGTGGTCCGGCGTGGGGAGCGGCGGGGCCACGTTGAACGCGGTGCTGGTGGCGGCCGAGCACCTCAGCGCCCGCGCGGGACGCACGGTGCGGACGGACGGGGCCGGACGGGGCCGGTCGTTCCGCACACACTGCGCACTGCCCCCCCCCTGCCGCCTTTCCCGTCCCGCTGATCCGCGTGTCCCGCAGGTGGTGAGCGCCGACGTGCTGAAGGAGTCCCGCATCCTCATCCTGCACACG GGCCGCGAGTTTTCCTTCGACGACTGCGGCCGGGCCTTCACCTGCCTGCCCGCACTGCAGCCCCGCGCCGCGGCCGAGGCGCTGGTGTGCAACCTGGACAGTCTGCTGGGCACCGTCACACGGCGG CTCTGCGTGGGCTCCCCGCCGGGCGTGTGGGTCTGCAGCACCGACATGCTGCTCAACGTGCCCTCCGAGCCAG ACATTGACTGGGATGGCTTCCAAGGGGTCCGAGTGATTGCGGTGCCCGGCAGCCAGGCGTATGCGAGGAACCACGGCGTGTACCTTGCTGATGAGCAG GGCCTGGTACGTGACATCATCTACAAAGGCACAGAGGCTCAGATCCAGCAGTGTGCAGGGCCCGACGGCACCGTCCCGCTG GTCTGTGGGGTGGTTTTCTTCTCCTCGAGCGCCGCTGAGCAGCTTCTGGCCACCCATGTCATCCCTCCCCTGGACGCCTGCACCTACATGGGGCTGGACTCGGGGGCACCACCCATCCAG CTCTCCCTTTTCTTTGACATCGTGCTGAGCATGGCTGGGGGGGTGACAGAGGAGGAATTTGTGAGGGGTGGTGGTGATGCCAGCGTGAGGAGTGCCCGCTCTGTGCTCTGGACAGCTCTCCGTGCCTTCCCTCTGAGCATGG CCTGCATTCCTGATGCATCCTATGACTACTTGACCACAGCTGCGAGCGACCACATCCGAAGCCTGACACTCTTGCCCAGCTCCACCAGCCACCTTCGCTTCTGCAAAACTGCCCATTCCCATGTGGAT CAGCCCTTGCTCCTGGAGGATGGCTCCTCTGTCACCAACTGCCTGCTGGAAGGAGCCGTGCGGCTGGCGGCCGGCAGCGTCATCCAGCACTGTCACCTCCAG gGCCCCCTGGAGATCGGTCCCGGCTGCCTCCTCACAGGCCTCACCGTAGGCTCCTcaccagtgctgcagggctgccccctGCGTGATGTGGTCCTGCAGGGCCACCATGTCCGTCTGCGTGACCTGCCCTGCCGCGTCTTCACGCTCAGTGGCCGCCTCGACAACTGGCAG AGTCCTGCTGAAGAGGCCACTTACTTGAACATCCCCTGGGCAGAGTTTTTTCATCAGACGGGCATACG CAAAGGGGACCTCTGGGAAGCTGAGATGCCACAGAAAGATCGCTGCCTGCTGACTGCCCGTCTCTTCCCAGTGCTGCACGCTTCTGAGGCGCTGGGGCTGGAGGACGTGCTGTGGATGCTGGCCCCAGCAGCATCGGGCGAGAGGCTGGCACGCTGGCGAGCAGCCTGGCGCATGTcatggcaggagctgctgccctgcctggacaaggcagctgagctgggcacCCGCCGGGACCTCTTCTTCCTACAGGGCCAGCACAAGGTGCAGCGTGTGCTGCTGGGCCACCAGgacagcagcctcctgccacTCATCCGCAGCGCCGTCCATGAGGGTTACCAGGAGGCCTTGCTGGGCACGCTGGATGAGG TTGCCTCTACAGCTGACGACGCAGGCATCGCAGCCCGGGCACTCGCCTGCATTGCTGatgtcctgggctgcatggcACACGGGGAAGGGGGCTTGAGGAGCGGACCTGCTGCCAACAGGGAGTGGGCTTCAGCTTTCGGCCGCCTGGAGAGTGGTGACATTGCTGGCGGGGTGCGAGAGCTGGCAGCCGAGCGGCAGAAGTGGATGAGCAG TCCAGCCCTGCTggtgagagcagctcggcaCTACGAAGGGGCCGAGCAGATCCTCATCCGGCAGGCTGTGATGTCCTCGTGCCAGTTTGTCACCGTGTGTCCAGTGGAGCTGCCACCCCTGGGGCACTGGGTGCAGGTGGCATGTCCAGCCCGCCTGGACCTCTCCG ggggctggagcgACACTCCTCCCATCACATATGAGCATGGCGGGGCCGTGGTGGACGTGGCGGTGCTGGTGGATGGGTGCCGACCCATTGGTGCCCGGGTGCGGCGCATCAGTGAGCCAGAGCTGCGCCTGGCCAGCCTCGGTGGGACGCCATGGGGAGAGGCGGCGGTGGAGCTGGTGTGCCACGAGCTGGGGGACTTGGGGAATTACTGCCAGCCACACGCACCAG gaGCCTTGCTCAAGGCTGCCTTCATATGCACAGAGATCGTACAGTTCCCTTCACAAAAGCCCTTGCGGGATCAGCTGATGGAGAACTTTGGAGGTGGCTTTGAGGTGCACACCTGGTCCAGGCTGCCGCACGGGTCTGGCCTCG GCACCAGCAGCATCCTCGCTGGAGCAGTGATGGCAGCACTGTACCGGGCAGCTGGGAAGGTTGCTGGCACCGAGTCCCTCatccatgctgtgctgcatctgGAGCAGAGGCTCACGACAG GTGGAGGTTGGCAGGACCAGGTGGGTGGGCTGGTGTCTGGCATCAAGATCGGGAGGTCGGAGGCCCGGCTGCCACTCAGGGTGGAGGTGGAGGAGATCCTGGTGCCTGAAGGCTTTGCACAGATCCTCAGTGACCACTTGCTGCTGGTTTACACGGGGAAGACTCGCCTGGCTCGCAACCTGCTCCAG GACGTGGTGAGGAACTGGTATGCCAGGCTGCCTTCCATCGTACAAAATGCTGATGCTCTGGTGAATAACGCCGAGGAGTGCGCCCGGGCCTTGAGGCAAG GAAACCTGCAGCTCATTGGCAAGTGCCTGGACGTCTACtggcagcagaagaaatgtatgGCCCCAGGCTGTGAGCCGCTGGCTGTCAGGCGCATGATGGATGCTCTGCAGCCTTATGTCTACGGGCAGTGCTTggctggggctggtggtggcGGCTTCCTTTACGTCTTAACCAAAGACCCTCAGCAAAAAGAGACTTTGCACCAAATCCTAGCAAAAACAGAG GGCCTGGGCAACTTCAGCATTCACAGCATTGAGGTGGACACCGGAGGTTTCTccatggaggtggtgggatGTGATCCTAACAGCAGCGCTCGCCCTGGAGAGGATGTGGCCACGTGA